CCTCTATGTTTCTTAGTTCAGGAGCATTAGCCAAAGCACTAACTAAATTAAGAACATTATCTCCAGTGTTTTGCAGGGATTCATACGAAATTAAATCAGCCAAATCATACTTCGTGTGATATATATAACCATTTATAATCTGACTCATATCTAAACCTACATATATGGgagacaaaaataaagtatcCACGCGTTAAATGAAACTTTTATTACCAACCTGGCAtgtattctttaaaaattcgGAAGTCGGAATCAGATGGTATTATACCAGACTGGAATATCTCCTCAGCTAAAGTTGTTCCAAAAGGatgtttggcatttttatagtaatactgcaaattgcattgttgaatatttgttcgatatttgatttttagtaGAATAACTTACATCTACTAGCCAAGAGTGATTAGGTCCGCTTTGAAATAGAAGTTCCCGTCCATTGCTGCCTGCAGCATCAAGATTAACGCACGCTCTATAATAAGGTTATTTATGTTAGTGTTCAAGGACACAAAATGATATGCTTACTTAAGGAATGGCGCCCATCTATGAGTAGTCATGAAACCGTGTGCAGCCAGCAAGTAACTTTCCTCAGCTCCATTGAACAGAAATACGACAGGATGCTCAAAGGTTTGCTTTGTCGTTGACATCACTCTCAAGACCTCTAGCATAGTGACCATCATAAATCCAGCATCGCCAGCGGACGGTGTAGCTGGCTTCGAATCAAAGTGACTGTTGACCAGTAACCAGGTTTGACTTGTGCTATTCCTTGAACTGATTTTAACAGCAATGTTTTGAACACCTTGGTACATAATAATCAGATCAGAATGAATAAATTGTCCTGATGCCTGTGATAAGTCAATCTCAATATCATAATAATCTTTCAATGAGTCTTccttaatttgatttaactgCTTTAGAAGAAACTCTACAGCAGCAATCTCATTCTCTTTGCTTCCAACCATTTTGGTGCCAATGTTAGAGAGAGTATATAGATCCTTGTAAGCACGTTCTGGAATAAATACATTTGAGGCGGCTTCTTCTATGGTCTTTGCTTTGGGCAATCGATAGAACAATGGAATTACCACGGCAAAGAAAAGCACTCCCCAGAACAACAGGTAACTAGTTGCTAAGAACCAaggtaattttttatttccgGTTCCATTACTGGCTCCTCTCACAATctatttgaaaacaatttgattgaaatttgGTTGGAGTATTATGAAGCTTTGAATTCTTACAAGTTTTTCCGCGTCAACCATCGTGAAGTGAAACCGAAATTTTTCAATGGGTCAACTGCTAAAAACGGCTAGTGCAGACTGCTTTTATACTGGAATGTTTCAGGGAAATAAATCGTAAACGATCTAGAGTATAACAGTTGTGGATAAACATTATGATACcaataaattgattgattgaaataCATATGACCAACATCAGTATTGGTACTGGATAAcaacattaaattataaattcgaGGGTTGgtcaaacaaatcaaatgttgattattgatataaaaattttagGAAATCTTTACGGAAGTGAaggtaaatattaaatgcaataatcaaagtaaatttttatttaagtgtaagaaataattattgaatataatgaaagttaaatatatataattatgtaagcgacacaaatataaaagacaactattaaaatatgcatattttttaaattattattatacattgttttatttttttaatgttaaggTAAATTCAAATATCCAAGAAACACACACTTAATAAAACCTGCAAGTAAGTTATCtccaaaatataaacatacatatatatgtggaGTTATTGTAACTGTGTGAGGACATATAAATCTTATCAATAGGCCAATATAAACTAATTAGCCTGTTGCTAATGTTGTATAATACTCGTATGCTCAACAGAAAAAAACCCCGCTTATCTCTTTTCATTCTATTATCACACAGTAAGAAATTCGAAAATGTTGTAATGtaaatcaatatttgtatttatttccttgcttaaaatttatatCTTTCATATGATGCTGGCCAGTCAGCTTGAATAGCAAAGGCGGGGAACTTGGTTCGCATGTCTGTCGATTCCTCATCAAGGTCATCGCCAATAAAATGTCCTGACACTCCAAGTTGAAATAGAGGTACGCCGAAGTCTCCATTATGTTTCTAATAAAATACtgataagtaaatttaaattataagttTTATCAATTGTAACTTACTGAAGTTTCCACGAAGAAGTTCATCGGCGAGCTGTCAATCCCTTGGTTAATAAGTATGTGATATGCTAATGGGTGTGCTGGAGGGTTATTCAAATAACTTTCTAGGAATGACCAATTTGTTATTGTGACATCTTCATAAGCTTCAAAGAATAGGCTCATTTGAGGAGGGCCTGTCAAATTGTACTCAAAGCGACAAGTTGTAGAATTAATAATGGTTTTACTAAACAATTCCAGTTTTGTCGATCCTGGTGGTGTTACTGGAATTGAACGAGGCATCCATTTGGTATCCAATCTCTGCTGGACATAGCGGGAATCATACAATGGCATTCCACACATCATGTACTTTTcgcaatttgattttatgctGACTAAGCCTGTTAAGTTTACATTTGTACCCTCAAGAACTGTTTCCTTACGCCGATCCTGATATAAAAAGAGGTAACCGGACTCATCCTTACTAAGAGATCCATCATACTCATAGAACTTATTGCGCACGTGCTGAAATATCGAtcaaaattacataaaatgaatttcaattgtgaAACCAAACACTCACCAAGTATGCAACTCGTTGGCCACTTGTCCTTGGACGATATGGGAATCCTAATTGAGTACTACTGGCAAGGAATACCGAAAGAACTGTAGTTGCTAATAGAGCGTAAACCACAAGGCTTGGTCGACGGAATATGTTGATGAGTGGGAccttcataaaaaaaaaaatagtacaaCTTTAGAAAGATTTATAATTAGACAACTTACCAAGAAACCAAAAGAGAGAACTGTTCCCATAGCTGACATTGCTGCGATGTATAAATCTCTGTTAGAGTCGCTTCCTGCTCTTGCGCCCATTGGAGTCAAAACGACAATGAACAGATATGCTATATAGCTGCTATAAAGCGCAGGAATAATTTGGCTAATTTTCAATAGTGCTACCCAAGAATAGCCTTTGTCGTGCATTGGAGTTAACAGATTAAGAGTCAGTGATGccacataaaaaattaatggaatcattaaaatatatgaagaGCGAATTCCCAAAACTGTAAGAGATATGGTTAGAAGAGCGAGGATTACTGCTTGACCATGTAACGTCAATTGAAGATGGTATGGTGTAGATAGTTTTTtctgaaaaatttaaatgaaatcaattatagtatagtatatgaaatcaattcaaaaatcAATAGGAAGATTCTTACGTTACGTTGAAGAGTATAATAAATAGTTGTTGGTAAACTGAGGCCGATAAGTGAGGGGCACACATATAATCCGACTACCAATAAAGGCGTACTGTAGTAAGTCAGTGATAGCCCGACGGAGTCCATCAGGTAAGCAACAACGATTGGCAGAGCTAATCCAAGTGCAAAggcaataatttgaattataatcACAAGTATAAACCACCGTATCACGTGGCAAATTGTCACTTGCGAAACATCTGACATTCGCCATATTGATATAAAAACTAATACGAGAGCAGCTTCGGCAATTCCAAAGTTCAAGTACTCGCCCGTAGCTTCAGAATAGTGGAAGAAGTAGAGACCCAGGAAATCGAAGAAGACAGCATGACCAGTTTTGTAAGCCTGTTAGTTAGAGACATTcattaatgttttttaaattttcgatGAAATCAAAGTCTTACTGAAGTATCATATAATTCCGTGGCATTAGCTAATCCTCGGACCAGACTGAGAATATTATCACCAGTGTTTTGTAAAGACTCAATAGGAATCACATCGATAGTATCGTATTTGGTGTGATATACGTATCCATTAAAGCACTGAGCCATATCTAAGCctatttgattaaaaaaatatttaaattaacaattctAAGGAAACGTTTATAAAATAGTATAGTTACCTGGGATGTTGGCATATGTTTTGAACTGCCGAAAGTCGGTATCCGATGGCATGATTCCCGATTGGAAAATTTCCTCACCCATAGTTGTTGCGAAAGGATGTttgatgtattttttatagtactaatatattgtttaattataatataaattttacattgACTTTGCACAATTACTCACATCTACAAGCCACGTGTGATTGGGGCCACTCTGAAAGAGAATATCCCGACCTCCGCTGCCCGCGGCATCAAGATTGATGACAGCCCTATAGGAAGGTtgacttattattattattccatATTGAGTAAAGCATAGAAACTCACTTGCAGTAAGGAGCCCATTTGTGTGTTGTAATAAAGCCATGGGACGCTAGAAGTCCACTTTCTTCAGCTCCATTAAACAAGAACACGACTGGATGAACAATGGGTTGCTTCGATGTAGCAATCACTCGTAGGACTTCCAACATTGTGACTATCATGAATCCAGCATCACCGGCAGACGATGTGAACGGCTTTGAATCGAAATGACTGTTGACCAGGAGGAAAGTTTCACTCGTACTATTTTTGGGACTTATTTTTACAACAATGTTTTGAACGCCTTTATATAGCATAATCAAATTTCCACGCAAGTACTGTCCAGAGGCTTGCGATGAGTCAATTTCAATATCATAATATTCTTTCAATGAGTCTTCCTTAATTTGATTCAGCTGctttaaaagaaattctaCGGCGTCAATCTCATTTTCTTTGCTTCCGACTAATTTGGTGCCAATATTAGATAGACTATACAGATCCTTGTATGCACGTTCGGcgataaatacatttttgtcaGAGTCTTCCATCATTTTTGCCTTAGGTAATCTATAGAATAGAGGAATTACCACGGCGAAGAAAAGAATTACCCAAAAAAGCACC
This is a stretch of genomic DNA from Drosophila albomicans strain 15112-1751.03 chromosome 3, ASM965048v2, whole genome shotgun sequence. It encodes these proteins:
- the LOC117569102 gene encoding endoplasmic reticulum metallopeptidase 1-like translates to MDDTENLIEEESKNSTVNNGNKILSRLFATLSVLFWVILFFAVVIPLFYRLPKAKMMEDSDKNVFIAERAYKDLYSLSNIGTKLVGSKENEIDAVEFLLKQLNQIKEDSLKEYYDIEIDSSQASGQYLRGNLIMLYKGVQNIVVKISPKNSTSETFLLVNSHFDSKPFTSSAGDAGFMIVTMLEVLRVIATSKQPIVHPVVFLFNGAEESGLLASHGFITTHKWAPYCKAVINLDAAGSGGRDILFQSGPNHTWLVDYYKKYIKHPFATTMGEEIFQSGIMPSDTDFRQFKTYANIPGLDMAQCFNGYVYHTKYDTIDVIPIESLQNTGDNILSLVRGLANATELYDTSAYKTGHAVFFDFLGLYFFHYSEATGEYLNFGIAEAALVLVFISIWRMSDVSQVTICHVIRWFILVIIIQIIAFALGLALPIVVAYLMDSVGLSLTYYSTPLLVVGLYVCPSLIGLSLPTTIYYTLQRNKKLSTPYHLQLTLHGQAVILALLTISLTVLGIRSSYILMIPLIFYVASLTLNLLTPMHDKGYSWVALLKISQIIPALYSSYIAYLFIVVLTPMGARAGSDSNRDLYIAAMSAMGTVLSFGFLVPLINIFRRPSLVVYALLATTVLSVFLASSTQLGFPYRPRTSGQRVAYLHVRNKFYEYDGSLSKDESGYLFLYQDRRKETVLEGTNVNLTGLVSIKSNCEKYMMCGMPLYDSRYVQQRLDTKWMPRSIPVTPPGSTKLELFSKTIINSTTCRFEYNLTGPPQMSLFFEAYEDVTITNWSFLESYLNNPPAHPLAYHILINQGIDSSPMNFFVETSKHNGDFGVPLFQLGVSGHFIGDDLDEESTDMRTKFPAFAIQADWPASYERYKF